The following proteins come from a genomic window of Heyndrickxia acidicola:
- the abc-f gene encoding ribosomal protection-like ABC-F family protein, translating into MNVMSVQGLSKSFGEREILKNIQFDIQKGEKIGLVGWNGAGKSTLMKMMIGELEPDKGVITFWPNDIRIGYLPQSLKTVPIFEQEWRESGNPLLQISSELGLRIGSDFEGEKLEHLSGGEQLKLALTRIWAKQPEFLVLDEPTNHLDMQGLGWLISEISAYPGSAIIISHDRYFLDQTVTSIFEIEDGELTVYKGNYSDYRAEKDRRRNQQARSYEKQQQKIKMIEQQVATLKQWSQKAHREAGKGGSLSENRQMGLREFERAKAKKKDKQLKSKLKRLELELSKNQVEKPKEEFAVDFQFEASEKRGKRILEAKGVSKQFGEQCLFEKSHFYLKNGEKAGLMGPNGAGKTTFIKMLLGEEPVTKGSLWKSDSLDIAYLSQDMGDLPLDKNVLDYFDLENWEQFTKVRTICANMGLSDEILTHPIGELSNGELTRMKLVKMMVEDHDMLILDEPTNHLDLPSREQLEETLKEYSGTILLVTHDRYMLEKLCDKLLVIENKKICRVEMGLRELEERQSARKQQDKKVQEEEIAIRDLKISQLLGEISMQKPGTEEYQRLDRELQSLMKKRAL; encoded by the coding sequence ATGAACGTGATGAGCGTACAGGGTTTAAGTAAAAGCTTTGGCGAAAGAGAAATTTTAAAGAATATCCAGTTTGATATTCAAAAGGGTGAGAAAATTGGCCTGGTGGGCTGGAACGGAGCAGGAAAGTCTACCTTAATGAAAATGATGATTGGAGAGCTTGAACCGGATAAAGGAGTCATTACGTTTTGGCCAAATGATATAAGAATCGGGTATCTGCCGCAATCCTTGAAAACGGTTCCGATTTTTGAACAGGAATGGAGAGAATCGGGAAATCCGCTTTTGCAGATTTCAAGTGAGCTTGGTTTACGGATTGGAAGTGATTTTGAAGGAGAGAAGCTCGAGCATTTAAGCGGCGGGGAGCAGCTAAAGCTCGCTTTAACAAGAATCTGGGCAAAACAGCCGGAGTTTCTGGTACTGGATGAACCAACCAATCATTTGGATATGCAGGGGCTCGGCTGGCTGATTAGTGAAATCTCAGCCTACCCGGGATCAGCGATAATTATTTCCCATGATCGATATTTCCTTGATCAAACAGTGACCAGTATTTTTGAAATTGAGGACGGCGAGCTGACGGTTTACAAGGGGAATTACAGTGATTACCGTGCAGAAAAGGATAGACGCCGAAACCAGCAGGCAAGAAGCTATGAAAAGCAGCAGCAAAAAATAAAAATGATAGAACAGCAGGTGGCCACGTTAAAGCAATGGTCCCAAAAGGCGCATCGGGAAGCAGGAAAAGGCGGATCTCTTTCAGAAAACCGGCAGATGGGACTGAGGGAATTCGAGCGGGCAAAGGCAAAGAAAAAAGATAAACAGCTGAAATCCAAGCTGAAACGGCTGGAGCTGGAACTTTCAAAAAATCAGGTTGAAAAGCCGAAAGAGGAGTTCGCGGTTGATTTTCAATTTGAGGCTTCTGAAAAACGGGGAAAACGGATTCTCGAGGCGAAGGGGGTCTCCAAACAGTTTGGTGAACAATGTTTATTTGAAAAAAGCCATTTCTATCTGAAGAATGGTGAAAAAGCAGGGTTAATGGGGCCGAATGGAGCGGGAAAAACCACGTTTATTAAAATGCTTTTAGGGGAAGAGCCTGTCACCAAAGGGTCTCTCTGGAAAAGCGATTCCCTCGATATTGCCTATCTAAGCCAGGATATGGGGGATTTGCCCTTGGATAAGAATGTACTGGATTATTTTGATTTGGAGAACTGGGAGCAGTTCACCAAAGTGCGAACGATTTGTGCAAACATGGGTTTGAGTGATGAAATCCTTACACATCCTATCGGCGAGTTAAGCAATGGGGAACTGACACGAATGAAGCTCGTCAAGATGATGGTAGAGGACCATGATATGCTGATTCTGGATGAGCCGACTAACCACTTGGACCTCCCAAGCCGGGAGCAGCTGGAAGAAACGCTTAAGGAGTATAGCGGGACGATTCTTTTGGTGACGCATGACCGTTATATGCTGGAGAAATTATGTGACAAGCTGCTGGTTATTGAAAATAAGAAAATCTGCCGGGTCGAAATGGGGTTAAGGGAGCTGGAGGAAAGACAAAGTGCAAGGAAACAGCAGGATAAAAAGGTGCAGGAAGAGGAAATAGCGATTCGGGATCTCAAAATTTCGCAGCTTCTGGGGGAAATCAGCATGCAAAAGCCGGGTACTGAAGAATATCAGCGCCTCGACAGGGAGCTGCAAAGCTTAATGAAAAAGAGGGCGCTTTAG
- the metG gene encoding methionine--tRNA ligase has translation MAVFIGGAWPYANGSLHLGHIASLLPGDILARYYRLKGEKVLYVSGSDVNGTPISIRASQEGTTPERIADRYHQEFQQCFQSLGFSYDCYTRTDTEHHHKIVQDIFLKLLEKGYIYKKEVQQTYCESCRQFLPDRYVEGLCPNCGSPARGDQCDACSAILDPLDLLDKTCKLCGGTPTVRSTEHFYLALSRFQDAIVEYASWAKTNQSWRDNAVGLTERYLREGLLDRAATRDLPNGVSVPLAGFEEKKIYVWIEAVSGYYSASRLWEKEQGEAVDEFWSKEAKTYYVHGKDNIPFHTIIWPAILMALEIPALPAHIVSSEYLTLEKRKLSTSRNWAVWIPDLLGRYHPDSLRYFLTVNAPESRDTDFSWREFIYSHNSELLGAYGNLVNRTFKFIEKYYNGSLPNREIDPCVQAEMASLYESVGNFIEKAHIKDALEKIFAAVRRMNKYFDHEQPWKQVLEDQQACEKTIGTCAFAILNLAQLLEPFLPFSSGEVKGMLGRKEAAWKVAWNQESGKLHNVQPLFERLDVKVIEEELEKLQSNVIE, from the coding sequence ATGGCAGTATTTATTGGAGGGGCCTGGCCCTATGCAAACGGATCGTTACATTTGGGGCATATTGCGAGTTTGCTTCCGGGCGATATCCTGGCCCGCTATTATCGGCTAAAAGGAGAAAAAGTATTATATGTCTCAGGCAGTGACGTCAATGGAACGCCAATTTCGATACGGGCAAGCCAGGAAGGCACGACACCCGAAAGGATTGCCGACCGGTATCATCAAGAGTTTCAGCAATGTTTTCAGTCACTTGGATTTTCGTATGACTGCTATACCCGAACGGATACAGAGCACCATCACAAAATCGTGCAGGACATTTTTTTAAAACTGCTGGAAAAGGGATATATCTATAAAAAAGAGGTGCAGCAAACCTATTGTGAGTCCTGCCGTCAATTCCTTCCTGACCGCTATGTGGAAGGCCTCTGTCCTAATTGCGGAAGCCCAGCTCGCGGCGATCAGTGCGATGCTTGCTCGGCTATTTTAGATCCGCTTGATTTGCTGGATAAAACCTGTAAGCTTTGCGGCGGTACTCCGACAGTAAGATCTACGGAGCATTTTTACCTTGCCCTAAGCCGATTCCAGGATGCGATTGTGGAATATGCATCATGGGCAAAAACAAACCAATCCTGGCGTGACAATGCTGTTGGACTGACAGAACGATATTTACGCGAAGGTCTTCTAGATCGTGCAGCTACCAGAGATTTGCCTAATGGAGTAAGTGTTCCGCTGGCAGGCTTTGAAGAGAAGAAAATCTATGTTTGGATTGAAGCCGTTTCGGGCTATTATTCTGCAAGCAGGCTATGGGAGAAGGAGCAGGGGGAAGCGGTTGATGAGTTTTGGTCCAAGGAAGCCAAAACCTATTATGTACATGGGAAAGACAATATTCCCTTTCATACGATCATTTGGCCGGCCATTTTAATGGCACTTGAAATACCAGCACTCCCTGCCCATATTGTTTCCAGTGAATATCTTACGTTGGAAAAAAGAAAACTCTCGACCAGCAGAAATTGGGCCGTATGGATACCGGACCTTCTAGGCCGCTATCATCCTGATTCCCTCCGCTATTTTTTAACGGTGAATGCCCCTGAAAGCAGGGATACGGATTTTTCTTGGAGAGAGTTTATTTACAGCCATAATAGTGAGCTGCTAGGCGCTTATGGAAATTTGGTGAATCGTACATTTAAATTCATTGAAAAATACTATAATGGCAGCCTGCCAAACCGTGAGATTGATCCTTGTGTACAAGCGGAAATGGCCTCGCTGTATGAGAGTGTGGGAAATTTTATTGAAAAAGCCCATATTAAAGATGCATTGGAAAAGATTTTTGCGGCTGTTCGCAGGATGAACAAATACTTTGATCATGAACAGCCATGGAAGCAGGTGCTGGAGGATCAGCAGGCATGCGAAAAAACCATAGGCACCTGTGCATTTGCCATTTTAAACCTGGCGCAATTATTAGAACCCTTTTTGCCTTTCTCAAGCGGGGAAGTGAAGGGGATGCTGGGCAGAAAGGAAGCAGCCTGGAAAGTGGCCTGGAACCAGGAAAGCGGAAAATTGCATAATGTCCAACCGTTGTTTGAGAGGCTTGATGTGAAAGTCATAGAGGAAGAGTTGGAGAAGCTGCAGAGTAATGTCATAGAGTGA
- a CDS encoding CBS domain-containing protein translates to MTEAEKIDLKNQCERFESAFNRIHKSLKQSVKNAHTDKFKELIDKGKSHSLVRAYQDDLYQFAKLRNAIVHEKVDLDYYIAEPHLDIVEEIERIAEDFEKPKQAMAIATKPVFFFYEDGKLEDVLTIIKKFSYSQFPIYNHDGEYVWLLTSTHIVKWLADQLSEMTVDIKKVKVKELYNERFTHQIAFAREDASIFDIEDIYEEYHQNNKKLQGIVLTESGTSKDKPKGFLTSWDLVGVEILDS, encoded by the coding sequence ATGACCGAAGCAGAAAAAATAGACCTAAAAAATCAATGTGAACGATTTGAATCTGCTTTTAACCGAATTCATAAATCCTTAAAGCAGTCCGTTAAAAATGCACATACCGATAAGTTTAAGGAACTGATTGATAAAGGAAAAAGCCATTCCCTCGTGCGGGCTTACCAGGATGACCTTTATCAATTTGCCAAGCTTCGCAATGCGATTGTCCACGAGAAAGTGGATTTGGACTACTACATTGCAGAGCCGCATCTGGATATTGTTGAAGAAATCGAAAGAATTGCCGAGGATTTTGAAAAACCTAAACAAGCCATGGCCATTGCAACCAAGCCCGTTTTTTTCTTTTATGAAGATGGAAAGCTGGAGGACGTTTTGACCATCATCAAAAAATTCTCCTATTCCCAATTCCCGATTTACAATCACGACGGTGAGTATGTATGGCTGTTAACCTCCACCCACATTGTAAAATGGCTGGCAGATCAATTATCTGAGATGACAGTGGACATTAAAAAGGTAAAGGTGAAAGAGTTATATAATGAACGATTCACCCATCAAATCGCGTTTGCCCGGGAGGATGCCAGTATCTTTGACATTGAGGATATTTATGAAGAATACCACCAAAACAATAAGAAGCTTCAAGGCATTGTACTAACAGAAAGCGGCACATCCAAAGACAAACCCAAAGGCTTTCTCACCTCGTGGGACCTGGTCGGAGTGGAAATTTTGGATTCATAA
- a CDS encoding M20 peptidase aminoacylase family protein, producing MKLLLSEQLQVSKKEVMDTFNYLHTHAEISMKEFETTKYILKKLEQMSCRTTIFDDCPGVIGEIGEGTPVIGIRADMDALWQEVDGRFQANHSCGHDSHMTMVLGAIKLLSERTLPKGTLRFIFQPAEEIGQGAKRMIEKGVIDDVDYLFGVHVRPIQETENGHAAPAILHGASQSISGSIIGEDAHGARPHLGTNAIEVAASLVHELAHIHVDPMIPHSVKMTTLHAGGSSSNIIPGQASFTLDLRAQTNEVMKQLVEQVQSAVHAISEFYKVKIKLVIPESLAAARLNRAAVNIMADAIEEVLGEDKLDEPLDTSGGEDFHFYSLKRPHVKATMLGLGCGLSPGLHHPHMTFDHDAMISGIKILATAALKALEKAAAKVPGK from the coding sequence ATGAAACTATTGCTGTCTGAACAGCTACAGGTATCCAAAAAAGAAGTCATGGATACATTCAACTATTTACATACGCATGCAGAAATTAGCATGAAGGAATTTGAGACAACCAAATATATTCTGAAAAAGCTTGAGCAAATGAGCTGCCGGACGACTATATTTGATGATTGCCCAGGAGTAATCGGGGAAATTGGAGAAGGAACACCAGTAATTGGCATCAGAGCGGATATGGATGCCCTCTGGCAGGAAGTGGACGGAAGGTTCCAGGCTAATCACTCCTGCGGCCATGACTCTCACATGACGATGGTGCTCGGTGCCATCAAGCTGTTATCAGAGCGCACTCTTCCGAAAGGCACCCTGCGTTTTATTTTTCAGCCGGCTGAAGAAATTGGCCAAGGTGCAAAAAGGATGATTGAAAAAGGAGTCATTGATGATGTGGATTATTTGTTTGGTGTCCACGTCCGTCCGATACAGGAAACGGAAAACGGCCATGCAGCTCCTGCCATTCTTCATGGTGCAAGCCAGTCCATCAGCGGCAGCATTATCGGAGAGGATGCGCATGGAGCAAGGCCCCACCTTGGGACGAATGCCATTGAGGTAGCAGCATCTCTGGTTCACGAGCTTGCCCACATTCATGTTGATCCCATGATACCCCATTCTGTCAAAATGACCACTTTGCATGCAGGCGGCTCCAGTTCCAATATCATTCCGGGACAGGCATCCTTCACCCTTGATTTGCGGGCGCAGACCAATGAGGTAATGAAACAGCTGGTCGAGCAGGTACAATCTGCTGTGCACGCCATCTCGGAATTTTATAAGGTAAAAATTAAGCTGGTCATCCCGGAAAGCCTTGCTGCAGCTAGATTGAACAGAGCTGCCGTCAATATTATGGCAGACGCGATTGAAGAAGTGCTGGGCGAGGATAAACTGGATGAGCCTCTCGATACAAGCGGGGGCGAGGATTTCCATTTTTATTCATTGAAAAGGCCTCATGTAAAAGCAACCATGCTCGGCCTGGGCTGCGGCTTATCTCCCGGCCTTCACCATCCGCACATGACATTTGATCACGATGCGATGATTTCAGGCATTAAAATCCTCGCTACAGCGGCACTAAAAGCGCTGGAAAAAGCGGCAGCCAAAGTCCCCGGCAAATAG
- a CDS encoding heme biosynthesis protein HemY, with the protein MQVKINRIAAKVLKKELERDVAKGKMFRVIVTENHVNHAHYDLQLDTPTEHDEVVHTDKGIDIILDTREEFLDGVWIQYFYVPKEEFVITNPSKEKHTHHHH; encoded by the coding sequence TTGCAAGTAAAAATAAACCGCATTGCCGCAAAGGTTTTAAAGAAAGAGCTCGAACGGGACGTAGCTAAAGGAAAGATGTTCCGTGTAATAGTCACTGAGAATCATGTAAATCATGCACATTATGATTTACAGCTTGATACACCGACTGAACATGATGAAGTGGTCCACACAGACAAGGGGATTGATATTATCCTTGACACCAGAGAAGAGTTTCTGGACGGAGTCTGGATTCAATACTTCTACGTACCGAAAGAAGAATTTGTTATTACAAACCCATCAAAAGAAAAACACACTCATCACCACCATTAA
- a CDS encoding nucleoside hydrolase has protein sequence MDVLLFTDSGVDDTFALIYALSHPEINLIGIVVSFGNVSREFALRNIQFVLSLAGGDTIAVIVGADRPMLGEEPAVFPSIHGEEGLGAFTPPQSIIEPENFYLIFELIKRSSEQVTILNLGRLTSLAISFILHGELLGLVQNIHIMGGAFLVPGNITPYAEANIYGDSTSAAVVLNHSNILSNYFYLLNVTEKAVFTPQSIRALLNDSEKQENSLLIGMFDYYYSYYQKIRPALGGAPLHDLVAVCALVNPNLYRYIQRNIEIIESGPGKGITIMDVREKPIVNPSHNNFSYIAMGLNIPEFMREVYTTFHQ, from the coding sequence ATGGATGTCCTGTTATTTACAGATTCAGGGGTAGATGATACTTTTGCTCTTATTTATGCTTTAAGCCATCCTGAAATTAACCTGATTGGCATCGTTGTGAGCTTTGGCAATGTTTCAAGAGAATTTGCTCTTCGCAATATTCAATTTGTCCTCTCGCTTGCGGGGGGCGATACGATTGCGGTCATTGTTGGCGCGGACCGACCTATGCTCGGAGAAGAGCCTGCGGTCTTTCCGAGTATTCATGGCGAAGAAGGGCTGGGAGCGTTTACCCCGCCGCAATCGATAATAGAACCGGAAAATTTTTATCTTATTTTTGAGTTGATAAAACGATCAAGTGAGCAGGTCACAATCCTGAACCTGGGCCGGCTTACTTCCTTGGCCATTTCCTTTATTCTCCATGGGGAGCTGCTAGGGTTGGTCCAGAACATTCATATTATGGGCGGGGCATTTTTGGTGCCAGGAAACATAACGCCCTATGCAGAAGCCAATATCTACGGTGATTCTACCTCTGCAGCGGTGGTTCTTAATCACTCCAATATTCTTTCGAACTATTTTTACCTTCTTAATGTGACAGAAAAAGCTGTCTTTACACCACAATCCATCCGAGCCCTTTTAAATGACTCGGAAAAACAGGAAAACAGTCTGCTAATTGGAATGTTTGATTATTATTATTCTTATTATCAAAAAATCCGGCCAGCCCTGGGCGGTGCGCCTCTGCATGATTTAGTGGCTGTCTGTGCTTTGGTGAATCCGAACCTATACCGCTATATTCAAAGAAATATTGAAATTATTGAAAGCGGCCCAGGGAAAGGAATTACGATAATGGATGTAAGAGAAAAGCCAATCGTCAATCCAAGCCATAATAATTTTTCTTATATAGCAATGGGCCTAAACATTCCGGAGTTCATGAGAGAGGTTTACACCACTTTTCATCAATAA